From Triticum aestivum cultivar Chinese Spring chromosome 4A, IWGSC CS RefSeq v2.1, whole genome shotgun sequence, a single genomic window includes:
- the LOC123081705 gene encoding putative cyclin-dependent kinase F-2 has translation MAARKRPAAVLDADHGHATAQHQQSPTCCKRSRASIGSTDDYEKVACLGEGGFGVVHRMRHRVTKKDVAVKFLSSPDDTEEPPDVQDLEREARFLEACNGNPYVVGFEGMVCDPATGDTAGLVMEYVAASSLLSLLWDRRGDPPLPESTVRDFMRKLLTGAEKMHEHERHIVHRDIKPANILVGKNGELLKICDLGLAMSMCDWPPYNQVGTAPYMAPEMILGKQDYDALVDTWSIGCVFAELLTGTTLFTVDPKDEEEDETKNDVKQLWSIFRVLGVPDERTWPGFTSLPLAKKAPQLLQAGHNKHRLRDLFPEEKLSDKGFQVLQGLLTCNPDERLTAAAALKHPWFAAPRSAADAVEKVDALSFPKRKTPRIKFIPPAMPQKNLLKIPLAVWNAAQRV, from the coding sequence ATGGCCGCCCGCAAGCGACCTGCTGCCGTCCTCGACGCCGACCACGGCCACGCGACGGCTCAACATCAACAATCGCCGACGTGCTGCAAGAGGAGCCGCGCCTCCATCGGGAGCACCGACGACTACGAGAAGGTGGCCTGCCTAGGCGAGGGTGGCTTCGGCGTCGTCCACAGGATGCGCCACCGCGTCACCAAAAAGGACGTGGCCGTCAAGTTCCTCTCCTCGCCGGACGACACCGAGGAGCCCCCCGACGTCCAAGATCTTGAGCGGGAGGCACGATTCCTCGAGGCCTGCAACGGAAACCCTTACGTCGTCGGCTTCGAGGGCATGGTGTGCGACCCGGCCACCGGCGACACCGCCGGCCTCGTCATGGAGTACGTCGCGGCGTCGAGCCTCCTGTCTTTATTGTGGGACAGGCGCGGCGACCCGCCGCTCCCGGAATCCACGGTGCGCGACTTCATGCGGAAGCTCCTGACCGGCGCCGAAAAGATGCACGAGCACGAGCGCCACATCGTCCACCGTGACATCAAGCCAGCCAATATCCTCGTCGGGAAGAACGGGGAGCTCCTCAAGATTTGCGACCTCGGGCTGGCCATGTCCATGTGCGACTGGCCGCCGTACAACCAGGTCGGCACGGCGCCCTACATGGCGCCGGAGATGATCCTGGGCAAGCAGGACTACGACGCGCTCGTGGACACGTGGTCCATCGGCTGCGTCTTTGCCGAGCTGCTCACCGGCACGACGCTGTTCACGGTCGACcccaaagacgaggaggaagacgagacaAAGAATGACGTAAAGCAGCTGTGGAGCATCTTCCGGGTGCTCGGGGTGCCGGACGAGAGGACGTGGCCAGGCTTCACGTCGCTGCCGCTGGCTAAGAAGGCGCCGCAGCTGCTACAGGCGGGGCACAACAAGCACCGGCTGCGGGATTTGTTCCCTGAAGAGAAGCTGTCCGACAAAGGATTCCAGGTGTTGCAAGGGCTCCTCACGTGCAACCCCGACGAGCGACTGACGGCAGCCGCCGCGCTGAAGCACCCATGGTTCGCAGCTCCTCGTTCCGCCGCCGACGCCGTTGAGAAGGTCGATGCTCTGTCATTTCCGAAAAGGAAGACACCAAGGATCAAGTTCATCCCGCCGGCCATGCCCCAGAAGAATCTACTCAAAATCCCACTGGCCGTGTGGAACGCAGCGCAACGAGTGTAA